In the Carettochelys insculpta isolate YL-2023 chromosome 6, ASM3395843v1, whole genome shotgun sequence genome, ACAGTCAGATTATGTCAAGGTCATGTGATGGCAtattgacaaaaacaaaaaaaaaaaaaaatctggtgatTTTTGGCCTGACTCCTTGGTCCTTACTCAGCCAAAATTCCCACTGAGTTGCAGAGGCTGGAGAGTGAAAGGCAGTATGCAAAGGAGTCTCTGCCCCACTGCCTGTGTTTCAAAAGGGGCACTGCCTGTGCACACAAAAGCCTTATACAGGAGTCATTGAGACTACTGCCTGAACAAAGTCTTCAAGCTCTAGCCCTTTAAAATGACTGTGTTCCTTGAActgtaaaaaaaacaacaacttatTTCGGGCTCAGTTCTGCCACCCTTTCTCATGTGGAGTAAGTTTCCACTGGGCTACTTGCGGAGTGAAATATCACTCCGCAGTAATAAGGCAGCTGAATTCGACAGTCATCTGTTTGCAGCATTCCCCTCTgtgccagggatggaaaagagaACCACATCCTGTGTCTTGCACATTGTTGGCGCTCAACAagttgtaaataataataatcaggAATAACTATAGTCTCATCTCTCACTAAACCCTTTATCAAAGTGCAGCCTATTCCACCCACCCTTGTTCTGCAATTAGAGCTCTCATTAGAGGCGAGACCCTGATTCCCCACCattggaccagcatctgatgaagtgagtctgtgctcacgaaagctcatgctcaaaacttttctgttagtctataaggtgccacaggacacttcgttgcTGCACCATTTTACTCTAATTTTAGGCCAGCAAAGAGTTTACCTTTAGTTCTGCTGGCATGAAACTGGAGTAGCACAGGGTTGAATTTGCCCTGTTACTTTAGGCCAATCACTTCTGTTCTATGGGTGAAATTCCACGGTCTTCTTCCTCTAGGTAGAGCTTCAGCAAACCGGTTTCACTTGAGGAAGCTCTCAGGAATAACATCAACCAGTAGGGCACAAATTTCGCTGTTGTGTCATTGCAACACGGATACTGGCTGAAAGTACTTACTCCACTGATTCTAAATACTCATCCTTTAAGTTCACATAAGTGCAGAGTGAAGGCCCTCTCCTTCTGCCCAGACCAGCCTATGCAGGCAGTACCCTCTTTGCAACATACCAGAGGTATGGAGACACCTCAGTTTTGCTAACAGATTGAACTGCCTTTGACTGTTTACTGCACCCTCCTCATGCTTGGGTAAATTTCAAGCCAAATGAATACACTGGTAAGAAAACTGCCCGTGCATGTAGCATTCAATATGAAATCTACTTTGTCCCTTGTTGGAACACCTCTATTCAAACCATGAATCTTGACAAAactgtaaaaaaaattaataaatcatATTTTTCACATTCTTCTTGGGCATTTATTTCCTTATGAGAAAATTCTGGGTCACAGAAGTAGCCAGATTACAAGTTATAAAGGTAGTTATATACATTGAATTAATACTAtagcaaataaataaaatcactgtTCTGTAAATAGCCCAGAGTATGAATTAGAGCTTCCCAATGATAGATTTAATCTACACAAACTATTTTGGGGGGTAAGGTGTTTTACAAGCACTCAGTAGTActttttaattctttatttttttaaaacatgctcAGCTCTGAAAACTACATATTCACATCTTCtaattttccccctttttcaCTTTGAAGACAATATATGTGTTAAGGCAACACTATTTTATTAATGGTGTACAAGTTGCccctcattttttaaaatgttctacattttaaaaagtaattttgaagACAACTTTCTAGATTGCATGCAACTTTTAAGTAGGAATGGCTTTGCTGCCAGAACATTGACATGCAGATATAAAAGCCCATCTATTGAAAAGATGAGATGTAAAATTTCTATTCTGGTGTGGAAAACAATTGTAAGGTTCAGTTTATGTTGCATTGTTCATTTAGGTCATCTGTTAAGCTGACTGAAAACCTAGCAGAGGCAGCAGGTCATGAGGCAAAAGTCTGACCCACCAAATATATCCATAGACTAATTTACCTGATAAAGCTACCCAAGTGtttgaaggattgggcccaagACGTTATATACAAGGCTCAGCTGTTCTTCAAAAATATAACGACAAGGTATTTTTCATAACTGGTTTGCATCTGtgctattcattttaaaaaagtagaaGCTTGCAAATTAAGTTAATTGCTAAAATAAAATCCTAATTGGGCTGTTGGCATTATTTTTCACAGGAAAAATAAGACAGTTTTAAGAAAAGTATTATGTAGTCagagatgctggaacaattttttatAGTAGGAATGCGGATGATAGAGACTCTGTATTCGATGTTTATTATTGCAACTTCAAACCAGAAGGAGAGGCAGTAGCACCCTGAGTTTCAGCCCCATTGCACAGAGAGTTTGCAAATATAATAAAAAGGTTGCTCACATTTGGGGCCTACCATGTTTTCCATTGACCCTACATAGCTACATTTACAGAAATGTTTGTTCATTTTTGagtgacagatttttttggtACCCAAATCTAGATAACTTGTATTTCATTGTTAACAGGCTCGAGCACtcagctctgaaaatcaggccaaacTCAAGCTGGCCATCCAAAAATTAAGCCACACCCATTTTCGGAAGGCTTCTGCCATGAGTCGCCCAAAACTAAGTCTAACCAAGCCCTGAATGGATTTCTGACTCAGCATAGAGAGCAGAATTAAAGTTTTGGTAAGTGTGCTTTGGGTTTGAAAGTAGTTCTGCTATGTGTAAAAACGCACCGTGCCTGTCCCGCATATTTAAGTCTGTTACAGCTCATTTCTAAGGGCAGGGTTTGATCCCCTACACATTTAGCAGTTACATAGTTTCTAACATCCTTTCCTGAGAAAAGTTGTAGAAATTAAATAGCATCTTTAGGAGCAAAACAGCTTAACAACGTCAACGAGCAATTTGCATGCCGTTTCCAAGCTATTCCATCACCTGCTGAATCTGGAGTGGATTTTCAGCGTGTTTAGGTGCATCTGGCGAATGATTCTTTTCTGAAGACGCGAGTCTGACTTTTACCCCAGCTCCACTTACAACAGCTAGGGTGGGAAAGTAACTTCCACTTCCTGGCCAGCCAAACGTGAGGTCTAGTTATAGATGGACATAAGTCGGCCTTGTCACTGATCGCCACCTACGGGGTAGGCTCTGCTCTGGAAGTTCAGGGACCGGGCTAGCAACCGAGACAGCATCTCTCCTGACCAGCTCACACAACCCAAGCCTGTGGGCCAAAGGCAGATGCCCACAACTGGCTCTGACCCTTCCCGGCGGCCCTGGCCTGTGGGAGAGGCTATTTCTTTTGGGCTCCCGGCAAGGCCAGGTCCTGCCCGAGTGCCCTGGCGGCTGAAGTAGAGAAGGGAGCCCCGGGGAGGGGCCCAGGCGCCTGGCTGGGCTTGGGGTTTGCTGCGGATCCCGAGCCAGGCTGGCGAGGCCCCGCGCGGCCCGTTCGCTGGGCAGCAAAGCGCAGAGCGCAGCGGGGGCCCGGTGCgctaggggctgggggctgggagcgagAGAGGCGCGTTCCCCGGAGCCGCCGCGGCTTGGCCAGCGCTGCCCGGGCCTGGAGGCCGCCTTCTTGACCCCCCAGCCCCGAGGCGGGCCAGGGCAGCAACCCCACGGAGCGACGGCGTCGGGCCCGATCCCGCTCCCAGCGTGCGCTTCGTAGGAGCCGGGATCGGGATCGGGAtcgggcccggggggggggggcgcctagCCCGAGCCGCAGCGGGAGCGGGTCGCAgggctcccgcctgcccccccgCGCCCTCCGCTGAGCGGCAGAGATTAACGCTGCCCAGTGCAGGCGCCTGGTGGAGTGTCCCCGCCCGTGGCGAGCTTCGCCCGCGCCCCAGGCAGCTCGCCACCCTCTGGGGCCCGATCCAGCGTCAATCGCGCACGTGCCAAGGGGCCGCCCGCGATCTGCGGGCTCGGGTCCCGCGGGGCGGGGAGGAGGCGAGGGGGGGCTTGTGCCTttcaccagccccctcctttttCTTGCTCGGACTTTTTaaacccacccagcccctgaaaGAGCCGCGCGGGAAGGCGAGCCCGGGGCAGCCGGCCCGGGAACCGACCCCGGCCCGAAAGAAAGAGCCGGCAGCGCGGAGCTGAGATCCCGGACGTGAGCCGGTGGCCGGGCTGAGGCCAGACGCCAGGGGCGAGTCCGGGCCCGGCTGCAGCCCGCCCTGAGCAAGGAGGAAAGCGCCCCCCGCCCGCAGCCCACCCGCCCGGGGCTCTACCTGGCTGTACTTGGCCTCCGGCTCCAGGGAGCTCTTCTCCAGTCCGTTGACGGCCTGCGGGCCGGCCGGGGGGAAGCTGCTCCTGCTCAGGCCGCTCCACTCCTCCACTTTGGGGCTGGGGTAGGGCGAGGTGTCGCTCACTGCGGGGAGACACGCGGCGCGGCTGGTTAGAGTGAGCGGCGCACCGCGGCAGGGGGcccggggcaggagggctgggtgtgATCGCACGTGGGCTTCGCCCTGCCGACACAACCCCCCCACCGAAAGCGCCCTGAGCCCCCGCCGAGCCCCGCTCACGCCCAGGCAGCGCCGGCCCAGCTGTGCCCCATCCGCCACTAAGCAATTCAGCCAGCCGGGCACCTCCGGAGGTCAGTTGCAGTAGCCGGGTGTCCTCACCGGTTCAAAGCGGTGGCTAAACCCAGCCGCCCGGCTGCAGGGCTCCGCTTTGGGGCGTTAACCCCAAAGACCTGCTAACAGCCTGGCAGCGGCTGCACGACACAGCCTGGCCCCTCTCTCCCGGCCACGAGTGACAGCTCTCCGCCCTCCCAAGGGGCGTGGGACGCGCTTTGAGCATTTGTCTTTAGAAAATACCTGACGTGTCAGTCCTGCAGCGACACGGAGTCCACGCGTGTCCACGCCCGAGCTTTTTACGCGCGTGTCAGCGGGGTGGGTGTAACGCGTGTGTCcgtgcgcacacgcacacacactagAAAATACGTTGGGTTTCTCTTGCAAGGTGGGGAGTGGAGGTGGGTCCCTATGAGAGAGACCGCCTCAAAGGGAAAGGGAGACAGCAGGGGAAGAGTATCAGAGGTAGCCgggctagtctgtatcttccagaacaacaagaagtcctggggcaccttagagactaacagattttggaacataaactttcgtgggcaacgacccGCTGCCTCCCGTGTATTCGCTAAATCCAGCGCACAAACATTTGGtttgggggcagggcggggttcTGGCTGGTGATATTTTCAATCAGTGTCCAACACGGGTGGGGAAGGGACTTGCTTTGACTTTGCTTGTAAAACCCTTTATCTTCTACCGCTAGCTCTGGCTCTCTTTGGCTGGAGCCGccgcagcgggtctttgcccgggaaagcttatgctccaaaatctccggtgccccaggacttcttgttctagtGGGAGAAAAGCTCCTTCGGGCCGGGATCAGAGCACCGAGAAGCTGCGACGGTCCCTTCCCGGGGTGAATGGAAACGCGGGTGTAAAAGCACCAACCCACGCAGCACGACCGCTCAGCGCAGGCCTGCGGGGCGTCCCTCACCCGCCAGCCTCACCCTTCCCTGCCACCGGCTGCTAGAGGGGGAAAATTGCGCAACCGCACCTCTGCGCTTGCCACCCTCGTTTTCCCAGCGAGACTTAACGGGGCAAGGCAAAGCCTCCGGCCCCAGGGGAGAGGCGGCCGGGCTGCACCGACCCTGGCACCGCCGCCCGGTGAGGAAGCGcccgcgggggggcggggaggctccTTTCCAGAGCATTGATTCCAAAGGCGTCTAACCCCGGGAGGGATTTGCTCCGCGGAGCGCAGCGGGCCGGGCCTGGGTGGCCTTGCGGCGTTCCCGCGGGGCTCCAGAGCAAAGCCGCTCCTGGCCTTGCGAGGGGGCAGGATCCAGCTTCCCCGACCGGCCCTGTTCGGACGCTGCCCCTCTGCCCGCCTGGCGAGCGACAAGGCACGCCCGGGCGGCTCTGTGCGAGCCCCCGAGCGCACCCTTTGGCCTGGAGAGGCGCTTCCTTTCAATGTCAGCGGGGGCAGCTTCGCCCGCAACCCCTGTGGCAACAAccctctgtgcagctcctgctcaccAGCCGCTCCCAAGCCGGGCTCTGGGGACACCAAGTTATATTGTAGGAAATCTTGCAAGCCCCCAAGTCTGAGCTACAGCGGGGAGAAAGCTAATCCCTCGGCGGTACCGCCGGAGGCCTCCCTCCCGGCGTGCTGTTACCAAAGGAGGGAGTCATTCAACCCCGCTCGACTGCTAATTCGACTTTCCCTGTAATGTTCCTTTCCGATATTCCATCCACCGTGGGATGAACATACGCTATCCCGTGTATTCCCTAAATCCAGCGCACACTCACACAAGTTTGGTTTGGCGGCGTGGTGGGGGGGCTGTTTGGTCCTGCTTAAGGGAGTTATACTTTAAATCATTGTCCAACATGAGTGGGGAAGGGGTTTGCGTTGACTTTGCTTGCGAAAAGCTTTTTCTTCTACCGATCCATTTGGAACAAAGACAAAAGCAATGGATTTGGAGTGTGTTGTATAGATAGCTTGTGCAACTTGAGTCGATGAAGGCATGCAATGAAAAGAGAAAGTCAGACTCCAGTTCCAGCTTGCAAGAGGAGAAAACAGTGGCAGCTAGGGCCCGGGTTAGTTTTAAGTATGCTTTTTTAATCGCATCTCACGTTCCTTACTTGACAAAAGCTCAACTCGAAAATGCTCTAAGCTAATATTTCTCGCCAAAATAAAAGGGCTGCACAAGAAAAGCAGTTACGTTGGAAACACAAGTTAAGTATCAATGGTTTCGTTTTTCCGGACCACCACTTCGGaggaaaacaaagtaaaacaTAAGAATGAAAGCAATTAGGTGACATTTGAACTTCCTGGCTGAGCAAATTTGGCCTGATTGCGAAAACTAGAGAAGCTAAATTTCTCTGTAATTTGAAGGTGCTTTTACCCAGGAATGGCTGATTTGGTACCAGATCTGAGTAATACACAGAAAGCAGGCAAGATTACTATTTAATTAAGGCCTGTTCAGGGAGACACATACAGATACAGGAGAGATATACTGAGAAAGAATGTTTATGTGGCCGTGTCGTTTGCCCACGCTGTTTATTCGAAAGTCAACATTTACCGTTGCATTATATATTATGCGTTCAAAAAGCATATGCCGAGAGAAAACAGGCTTACGGATATTCCCGACCTTTAGTGGGTGTCGCTGGAGGAAATAGATCTGTGGTTTACAAACTAGGGAGATGCAGTCATAAACCTATCGCGAAAATTGTAAAGAACTGGCGCCTTCCTGCTCTGAGACAGGAAAGTCGATATAGCCTCCGATCAAAATTGCTGGGCGTTAAGAgacacccaccccccgccccgtccGCTGCCCACACGGCGTTCCTAGGTGAGTGAGGTTCTCCTCTTACCTTGGTCTGTAATGGACCTGATCCCCAGGATATCCGTGACCGAGTGGGAAGAGGGCCAGGTCCGAGGCAAAGCCATGGTGCTGGGGATTGCTGGCACTCCGGGCGGGGTTGGCCCTTTGGCCCCTGCCGCCGCGATGGGGCTGGGGTAGGAGTATATGTGGTTGTAAGGCagtgcaggctggggagggggttggtgcTGCTTGTAAGACTCGTAGTGACTCTGCTGCGAGAGATTGCCGATTTTGTTCCGGAGGATCCGGCTGATGGAGCTGACCGAAGGCACGTTGTACTTGTCACACACGCCGTCCGCCAGCAGTCGGTCTCGGATCTCCCAGGCAAAGATGCCCGGGTCTCTTTGTTTGTAGGTCCGGATATGTTTCACCACCGTGGGGGTGGTGACCCGAGGCTTGCTGCCTCCGATCGCCCCCGGGAGGATGGAGCCGGTCTCGTTGTAGCGCGCCAGGATTTTGCTGACGCAGCCATGGGAAACCCGCAGTTGCCGGCTGATGTCGCAGGGTCTGATGCCCAGTTGGGCCAATTCCACAATCCGGAGCCTGATGGCGTTGGGCAAGGGCCTGCCGTTCACAAACACCCCTCCGAGCTGGTTCACCTCGCCGAAGGCAGGCTCTGCAcgcaaacacacgcacacacacaaacacgttGGACCGGGCGCACGGGGGGCCGCCGGAACCCACCCAGCTAGTCATCCTCAACCACGCAGATGTCGCCGCTTAGCGGGGACGCATCACCGGCCGCTTCATTTACAGCGGCTCTAACCCAGCGCGATGGGCTTTTTAAAACACCCGGGGCGAACTTTCGCAGAGCCCGTCGATTGGTGCCGGTCAAAATATCCAGCATCTTTATTCCGGGGGTGAGAAAGAGATCGCCCGAGCCGACAAGACTGctagccccctgctccccccaaaaAAGGGGGGGCAGAGAAAGGGGTAGACCGGTGCAAAACTGACAGAGGCGAGAAGAGAAATTAAAGCAAACAGATCCGCCCGAGCCTTGTGTGCTCCATGCGGCTTGgtgagctgcccctccagccgcGCACGGCGAAGCAAACGCGTTAGTTTTGCAACTGCTGCTCTCCCTGTCAGCAATAA is a window encoding:
- the PAX9 gene encoding paired box protein Pax-9, which codes for MAGWVPAAPRAPGPTCLCVCVCLRAEPAFGEVNQLGGVFVNGRPLPNAIRLRIVELAQLGIRPCDISRQLRVSHGCVSKILARYNETGSILPGAIGGSKPRVTTPTVVKHIRTYKQRDPGIFAWEIRDRLLADGVCDKYNVPSVSSISRILRNKIGNLSQQSHYESYKQHQPPPQPALPYNHIYSYPSPIAAAGAKGPTPPGVPAIPSTMALPRTWPSSHSVTDILGIRSITDQVSDTSPYPSPKVEEWSGLSRSSFPPAGPQAVNGLEKSSLEPEAKYSQAPSGLPAVSGFVSGPTMAPYPTPAQVSPYMTYSAAPSGYVTGHGWQHAGGTPLSPHNCDIPASLAFKGMQTARESSHSVTASAL